One segment of Variovorax sp. V93 DNA contains the following:
- a CDS encoding MFS transporter, which produces MKSPRPIDVHKLADEAKFNSFHRSVLLWCSVILVLDGYDLAVAGTALPSIMKAMNVDAATAGFMASSALFGMIFGAIGLGALADRIGRRWAIAICMFMFSVFTAAAGFTSDPITFSVMRFLAGLGIGGAIPTAAAQMTEYSPKKVRGLMVTLMCCGYALGSMLAALLGKQFIETYGWQSVFIAAGAPVVLVPFILKYMPESLPFLIKQHDDARLREVVRKIRPDIRFEPHEEFLVPAGDKAEGSSVARLFLDGRGFSSVMLWIAFMTCLFMLYALSSWLVKLMGMAGYSLGSALNFLLAYNTGAVVGAVGGGWLADKLNIKWVTAAFFAVAAVSLTFLGYGAQPLFLIVAIVGASTLGTQILLYAYAGQFYPTSIRSTGLGFASGVGRIGAIAAPIAIGLLVSMELPLAHNFLAIALAAAIGGVAVALINHKSSDTLRPTTNQGRFHVSQT; this is translated from the coding sequence ATGAAATCACCCCGCCCGATAGATGTTCACAAACTGGCCGACGAGGCGAAGTTCAACAGCTTTCACCGGTCCGTACTGCTCTGGTGTTCCGTCATCCTGGTCCTCGATGGCTACGACCTGGCGGTCGCCGGCACCGCGCTTCCGTCAATCATGAAGGCGATGAATGTCGACGCAGCGACTGCGGGCTTCATGGCCAGTTCGGCGCTGTTCGGCATGATATTCGGTGCGATCGGGCTCGGCGCCCTTGCCGACAGGATCGGCCGCCGCTGGGCGATCGCGATCTGTATGTTCATGTTCAGCGTGTTCACCGCCGCCGCCGGGTTCACCAGCGACCCGATCACCTTCAGCGTGATGCGCTTCCTCGCCGGGCTCGGCATCGGCGGCGCGATCCCGACTGCGGCCGCGCAGATGACCGAGTATTCACCGAAGAAGGTGCGCGGCCTGATGGTCACACTGATGTGCTGCGGCTACGCGCTCGGCAGCATGCTCGCCGCGCTGCTCGGCAAGCAATTCATCGAGACCTACGGCTGGCAATCGGTGTTCATCGCCGCAGGGGCCCCAGTGGTGCTGGTCCCGTTCATCCTGAAGTACATGCCTGAGTCGCTGCCGTTCCTGATCAAGCAGCACGACGACGCGCGTCTGCGCGAAGTGGTCCGGAAGATCCGGCCGGACATTCGGTTCGAGCCGCACGAGGAGTTCCTCGTTCCTGCCGGGGACAAGGCCGAAGGTTCGAGCGTAGCCAGGCTATTCCTGGACGGCCGCGGCTTCAGTTCGGTGATGTTGTGGATCGCCTTTATGACCTGCCTGTTCATGCTCTATGCGCTCTCTTCGTGGCTGGTCAAGCTGATGGGCATGGCCGGCTATAGCCTGGGTTCGGCACTGAACTTCCTGCTCGCCTACAACACAGGTGCAGTCGTCGGCGCCGTCGGTGGCGGTTGGCTCGCCGACAAGCTGAACATCAAATGGGTGACGGCGGCGTTCTTCGCGGTTGCCGCGGTCTCGCTGACTTTCCTCGGCTACGGCGCGCAGCCGCTGTTCCTGATCGTTGCCATCGTGGGCGCATCGACGCTGGGCACCCAGATTCTCCTTTACGCGTATGCCGGGCAGTTCTACCCGACGTCGATCCGTTCGACGGGCCTTGGTTTCGCCTCGGGAGTCGGGCGCATCGGCGCCATCGCAGCGCCCATCGCGATCGGCCTTTTGGTCTCCATGGAGTTGCCGCTGGCGCACAACTTTCTTGCCATTGCACTGGCCGCCGCGATCGGAGGTGTCGCGGTTGCACTGATCAATCACAAATCGTCGGACACGCTCCGACCTACAACCAACCAAGGAAGATTCCATGTCTCGCAAACTTGA